In Spiroplasma litorale, a single genomic region encodes these proteins:
- a CDS encoding endo-beta-N-acetylglucosaminidase: protein MKKLIYMTLIAIMPLVFISEIYFLADPSTNKSYYNNFKNFNWNDPMYGDGIDYNPYSEDYITKFNESINDMGNITPQLYNDHIDYENFNTGFQWDQNIKKQSVTGVPLNKGFMPNGNYSYDFGISSPAQSYRMINSILDWEPNKDNDAKYNKSTKQPKQKKYVAANNVDTQDERLRFNYLGFSTRKHRTYDNTVVGTKNPFENTNLNWQYNDVFINWSGSWFEGPIVPPPADFIEIAHANGTKIYGDIFLDGYHGLTKDMLNDFMKKDSSGNYLVVDKLIEIANYIGFDGWFINNESNGSEPNGTILDYKEMYKIISQFQEKTSTSKDENIKNLKLIYYRNSATLNYSDIEKKYYDKETTYMVSAKYEDENFKKLIDIQVDFGETPENSTHFLNEYKDYTGSNINTIVDIGWNAQSFGFLDFQSLAYKKNKPGSSNQKYDKSIFNGFSTYADEGSGQFANDALKLTTRNMSDIRKYLFQNQIANHFNDILYSGSNLFLSNKDKGEDLSSLKDILNGLEYKKEYIKADPRIHFDKKYEVNEKVKTLYNYESFGGINQSSYGIGNLIKEKTIFIDENIDNSIIKTNFSTGNGIKFVNNNEIINYPWTNRRLADALPTYKWRIFDSKNRNNPLRIDQFSGGYDYDEVYSKGNSISIGSGFDETGKILDAENWNKSLNYGWDIIGTNIVDNNKTISIVYKDNVKQVDQSPDVSMRLTFSDAKGVVNDNSIKTVKPDRVIEKSNGWKEAVYNLSKDNLSNNNVLAMVGLNIKPNANKFKFNVGELTIKSNNYQYNTNVILIKNPKSEYVVYREFNKNILNNIRFSWETDNNVISDVDYFEIYIQYNNLWYRAGETNQNQYYLRDLKYDKGITIGIKPIYKNINLKGDIYKFNLNIKNYENK from the coding sequence ATGAAAAAACTAATTTATATGACATTAATTGCAATTATGCCTCTAGTTTTTATATCAGAAATATATTTTTTAGCGGACCCAAGTACCAATAAAAGTTATTACAATAATTTTAAAAACTTTAATTGAAATGATCCAATGTATGGAGATGGTATTGATTACAACCCTTACTCTGAAGATTATATTACAAAATTTAATGAATCAATTAATGATATGGGAAATATTACACCTCAATTATATAATGATCACATTGATTATGAAAATTTTAATACAGGTTTCCAATGGGATCAAAACATAAAAAAACAAAGTGTAACTGGAGTACCCTTAAATAAAGGTTTTATGCCAAATGGTAATTATTCATATGACTTTGGAATATCTTCACCAGCTCAAAGTTATAGAATGATTAATTCAATTTTAGACTGAGAGCCAAATAAAGATAACGACGCAAAATATAATAAATCAACAAAACAACCTAAACAAAAAAAATATGTTGCAGCTAATAATGTTGATACACAAGATGAAAGATTAAGATTTAATTATTTAGGATTTTCAACTAGAAAACATAGAACTTATGATAATACAGTTGTTGGTACAAAAAATCCTTTTGAAAATACAAATTTAAACTGACAATATAATGATGTTTTTATTAACTGGTCAGGTTCGTGATTTGAAGGACCGATTGTGCCTCCACCAGCAGATTTTATTGAAATTGCCCATGCAAATGGTACTAAAATATATGGAGATATTTTTCTTGATGGTTATCATGGTTTAACAAAAGACATGCTTAATGATTTTATGAAAAAAGACTCTTCAGGAAATTATTTAGTCGTGGATAAATTAATAGAAATTGCAAATTATATTGGGTTTGATGGCTGATTTATTAACAATGAATCAAATGGATCAGAACCAAATGGAACAATTTTGGATTACAAAGAAATGTATAAAATAATTAGCCAATTTCAAGAAAAAACATCAACTTCAAAAGATGAAAATATTAAAAATTTAAAATTAATATACTACAGAAATAGTGCTACTTTAAATTATTCAGATATAGAAAAAAAATACTATGATAAAGAAACAACTTATATGGTTTCAGCAAAATATGAAGATGAAAACTTTAAAAAGTTAATTGATATTCAAGTAGATTTTGGAGAAACACCAGAAAATTCAACACATTTTTTAAATGAATATAAAGATTACACAGGATCAAACATTAATACAATAGTTGATATAGGATGAAATGCTCAATCGTTTGGTTTTTTAGATTTTCAAAGTCTTGCTTATAAAAAGAATAAACCAGGGTCTTCAAATCAAAAATATGATAAATCAATTTTTAATGGTTTTTCAACATATGCGGATGAAGGTTCGGGTCAATTTGCAAATGACGCACTTAAATTAACTACTAGAAATATGAGTGATATTAGAAAGTATTTATTTCAAAATCAAATTGCAAATCATTTTAATGATATTTTATACAGTGGTTCAAATTTATTTTTATCAAACAAAGATAAAGGAGAAGATTTAAGCAGCTTGAAAGATATTTTGAATGGATTAGAATATAAAAAAGAATATATAAAAGCAGATCCTAGAATACATTTTGATAAAAAGTATGAAGTTAATGAAAAAGTAAAAACCCTATACAATTATGAGTCATTTGGTGGTATTAATCAATCAAGTTATGGAATTGGAAATTTAATTAAAGAAAAAACTATATTTATTGATGAAAATATTGATAATAGCATTATTAAAACAAATTTCTCAACAGGTAATGGAATTAAATTTGTCAATAATAACGAAATCATTAATTACCCATGAACAAATAGGAGGTTGGCTGATGCTCTCCCAACATACAAATGAAGAATATTTGATTCAAAAAATAGAAATAATCCCTTAAGAATTGATCAATTTTCAGGAGGGTATGATTATGATGAAGTATATAGCAAAGGTAATTCAATTTCAATTGGTTCTGGATTTGATGAAACAGGAAAAATATTAGATGCAGAAAATTGAAATAAATCATTAAATTATGGTTGAGACATTATTGGTACAAATATAGTTGATAACAATAAAACAATTAGCATAGTTTATAAGGATAATGTTAAACAAGTTGATCAATCACCTGATGTTTCAATGAGGTTAACTTTCTCAGACGCAAAAGGGGTTGTAAATGACAATTCTATAAAAACTGTTAAACCTGATAGAGTTATTGAAAAATCAAATGGTTGAAAAGAAGCTGTTTATAATTTAAGTAAAGATAATTTAAGTAATAACAATGTATTAGCGATGGTAGGATTAAATATAAAACCTAATGCAAATAAATTTAAATTTAATGTTGGTGAATTAACAATAAAAAGTAACAATTATCAATACAATACTAATGTTATTTTAATAAAAAACCCGAAATCAGAATATGTAGTTTATCGAGAATTTAATAAAAATATATTAAATAATATAAGATTCTCTTGAGAAACCGATAATAATGTCATATCAGATGTTGATTACTTTGAAATATATATACAATATAATAATTTATGATATAGAGCTGGTGAAACAAATCAAAATCAATACTATTTAAGAGATTTAAAATATGATAAGGGAATTACAATTGGTATAAAACCAATTTATAAAAATATTAATTTGAAAGGAGATATTTATAAATTTAATTTAAATATAAAAAATTATGAAAACAAATAA
- a CDS encoding LemA family protein, which produces MSHNTIDPNSQVGQKPKKNIFGILFWILLCLVLIGLIIHVINLNSLKRLKVKIDEAEAGIDVQLKRRKDTLVKLVDAVKGSIEFEKDIQVSLTSMRTGGNINDLMQNASQLNDISRRISVQVENYPNLKSNDLIKDLMRESTNIEENISASRRIYNSNVSSFNQSINTYPTNLAASQLGYTFMPFFEISESDREDVKIKF; this is translated from the coding sequence ATGAGTCACAACACAATTGATCCAAATAGCCAAGTTGGTCAAAAACCCAAAAAAAATATATTTGGTATTTTATTTTGAATATTACTATGTTTAGTTTTAATAGGTCTTATAATACATGTTATAAATTTAAACAGTTTAAAAAGGTTAAAAGTTAAAATCGATGAGGCAGAAGCGGGTATCGATGTTCAACTAAAACGTAGAAAAGATACTCTTGTTAAATTAGTTGACGCTGTAAAAGGAAGTATTGAATTTGAAAAAGATATTCAAGTTTCACTTACTAGTATGCGTACAGGTGGAAATATTAATGATTTAATGCAAAATGCTTCTCAATTAAATGATATAAGTAGAAGAATATCAGTTCAGGTTGAAAATTACCCAAATTTAAAATCTAACGATTTAATAAAAGATTTAATGCGTGAATCAACAAATATTGAAGAAAACATATCAGCTTCAAGAAGAATTTACAACTCTAATGTGAGTTCATTTAACCAGTCTATTAATACATATCCAACTAATTTAGCAGCGAGCCAATTAGGATATACTTTTATGCCATTTTTTGAAATATCAGAATCAGATAGAGAAGACGTTAAAATTAAATTTTAA
- a CDS encoding ComEC/Rec2 family competence protein, producing the protein MNKKFKIIFRTIFFSFFLSLIQYNQLNIFENSIVMLDVGNGNSFLLKNKNNYVILDAGAGYGYSESIFKNYLDYKGVRNVKAAIISHYHSDHYNQLNEIKKNIKINDIYFNDNIVDKIIIKDIIISNFVYLNNKDENDNSIISFIELNNKKLLFVGDATKKTENKLIENNEFINKIDNGGVDFLQIGHHGSKTSTSDEFIKLLRPNNCYISGKHEKYKDFPSKETIETLNKYNCSISVTNNENNYKYNINKNSSKTIKKTLF; encoded by the coding sequence ATGAATAAAAAATTTAAAATAATTTTTAGAACTATATTTTTCTCATTTTTTTTGTCATTGATTCAATATAATCAATTAAATATATTTGAAAATAGCATTGTAATGTTAGATGTTGGCAATGGAAATAGTTTTTTGTTGAAAAATAAAAATAACTATGTTATTTTAGATGCTGGAGCTGGATACGGTTATTCAGAATCAATATTCAAAAACTATCTTGATTATAAAGGCGTTAGAAATGTAAAAGCTGCAATAATAAGTCACTATCATTCGGATCACTATAATCAACTTAATGAAATAAAGAAAAATATAAAAATTAATGACATATATTTTAATGATAATATAGTTGATAAAATTATAATAAAAGATATTATTATAAGTAATTTTGTTTATCTAAATAACAAGGATGAAAATGATAACTCAATAATTTCATTTATTGAATTAAATAATAAAAAACTATTATTTGTTGGAGATGCTACTAAAAAAACAGAAAATAAATTAATTGAAAACAATGAATTTATTAATAAAATAGACAATGGTGGAGTTGATTTTTTACAAATTGGACATCATGGTAGTAAAACTAGTACTTCTGATGAATTTATTAAATTATTAAGACCTAATAATTGTTATATTAGTGGTAAACATGAAAAATATAAAGATTTTCCTTCCAAAGAGACTATAGAAACTTTAAATAAATATAATTGTAGTATAAGTGTTACAAATAATGAAAACAATTATAAATATAACATTAATAAAAATAGCTCAAAAACAATAAAAAAAACCTTGTTTTAA
- the rpsT gene encoding 30S ribosomal protein S20, producing MANIKSQEKRILTNEKSRIANKSFRSKVKTAIKKALIAKNDNNENKDKLVNEAVSLLDKSVVKGIFKANKAAREKSRLMK from the coding sequence ATGGCAAACATAAAATCACAAGAAAAAAGAATTCTTACAAACGAAAAATCAAGAATTGCTAATAAATCATTTAGAAGTAAAGTTAAAACAGCTATCAAAAAAGCATTAATTGCTAAAAATGATAATAATGAAAATAAAGATAAATTAGTGAATGAAGCTGTAAGTTTACTTGATAAATCTGTTGTAAAAGGTATTTTTAAAGCTAATAAAGCTGCACGTGAAAAATCAAGACTTATGAAGTAA
- the holA gene encoding DNA polymerase III subunit delta codes for MYLVYSDDNYLIKMQTKKIINKISDNSNNEVLFFSLIDNKTIDIYEECQTMSLFNDKKIIVISDCWFLTENKVKLNSSFNIDLIKKILSIKNPKISIIFTLNNSTYSKRLKICKDFELNCKVLNVKQPTLIEKKEILIKKFIDNNINYDLEAIDYFLDILPNDMGVFTNELSKFTTLNQDFNKDIVTSIVKKYLNFDVFNMLDSLLDNDFQSFIKKFKLFQEFNNDIFGFITLVANSLITIRNIVFYKMNGLKDNEIIDKLSLNPYRFKILSSKKNNKLDIINDKINMICYLDKSLKNGTIDNKIIPELIFVKLFINN; via the coding sequence GTGTATCTTGTTTATTCGGATGATAATTATCTAATTAAAATGCAGACAAAAAAAATAATCAACAAAATTAGTGATAATTCGAATAATGAAGTGCTATTTTTTTCTTTAATTGATAATAAAACAATAGATATTTATGAAGAATGTCAAACAATGTCATTATTTAATGATAAAAAAATTATAGTTATTTCTGATTGTTGGTTTTTAACCGAAAATAAAGTGAAATTAAATAGTTCTTTCAATATTGATTTAATTAAAAAAATATTATCAATTAAAAACCCTAAAATAAGTATTATATTTACTTTGAACAATTCAACTTATTCTAAAAGATTAAAAATTTGCAAAGATTTTGAATTGAATTGCAAGGTTTTAAATGTAAAACAACCAACTTTAATAGAAAAAAAAGAAATATTAATAAAAAAATTTATTGATAATAACATTAATTATGATTTAGAGGCTATTGACTATTTTTTAGATATTTTGCCCAATGATATGGGGGTTTTTACAAATGAATTAAGTAAATTTACTACACTTAATCAAGATTTTAACAAAGACATTGTTACTTCAATTGTAAAAAAATATTTAAATTTTGATGTTTTTAATATGCTTGACTCTCTTTTGGATAATGATTTTCAATCTTTTATAAAAAAATTTAAACTATTCCAAGAATTTAATAATGATATATTTGGTTTTATAACATTGGTTGCTAACAGTTTAATAACAATAAGAAATATAGTTTTTTATAAAATGAACGGTTTAAAAGATAATGAAATAATCGATAAACTTTCGTTAAATCCATATAGATTTAAAATTTTATCAAGTAAAAAAAACAATAAGTTAGATATAATTAATGATAAAATAAATATGATATGTTATTTAGATAAATCATTAAAAAATGGAACAATTGATAATAAAATTATTCCTGAATTGATATTCGTTAAATTGTTTATAAATAATTAA
- a CDS encoding dephospho-CoA kinase, protein MIIVGVYGVIGSGKSTSIDKLINNYYKNIAYHISCDLIGKRLLNSKEVFNFISKNFENVIQEKEIIKNKLRNLIFNDFKANELYANFIWPIISNEVEREIKLISESNKSIKVIFVEASILSGISTPFNFKILFKPSFFWKHKYYNNILNRDIGKTNKKQIKNIIKFQKYKNKYTKYDFKIKSTYKKHNNKTLILFKKIVDKFI, encoded by the coding sequence ATGATAATTGTTGGTGTATATGGAGTTATAGGTAGTGGAAAATCTACATCAATTGACAAACTCATAAATAATTACTATAAAAATATTGCTTATCATATAAGTTGTGATTTAATAGGAAAAAGATTGCTTAATTCAAAAGAAGTATTTAATTTTATTAGTAAAAACTTTGAAAATGTTATACAAGAAAAAGAAATAATAAAAAATAAATTAAGGAATTTAATTTTTAATGATTTTAAAGCGAATGAGCTATACGCAAATTTTATTTGACCTATAATATCTAATGAAGTTGAAAGGGAAATAAAATTAATTTCTGAGAGTAACAAAAGTATTAAAGTTATTTTTGTTGAAGCATCAATATTAAGTGGTATTAGCACCCCTTTTAACTTTAAAATCTTATTTAAACCCTCTTTTTTTTGAAAACATAAATATTATAATAATATATTGAATAGAGATATTGGTAAAACAAACAAAAAACAAATCAAAAATATAATTAAATTTCAAAAATATAAAAATAAATATACTAAATACGATTTTAAAATTAAAAGTACTTATAAAAAACATAATAACAAAACATTAATATTATTTAAAAAAATTGTTGATAAATTTATATAA
- a CDS encoding Y-family DNA polymerase: protein MENKLQNNEKIIFLLDMDAFYAGCHIAENNTLADKNLVVSSPNRRAIILTASYNSRKYGIKAGMPLYKAKEICKDLCVVDTNFQLYINYSEKVFDYIYTNFSKKIEVASIDECYIDVTNIWKKYGTVKKLAELIIKKIKLDLNLSCSIGISTNKFLAKMAVDFNKPSGVTILLKKDIQKMLWPLNIKKMFMIGEATEKLLNLYNITTIKDLALHDKNKLISLIGKRGDTLWNWANGVSSDNVSWDNNDLKSIGNEMTLNYTTNNPKELENLIFELSVKVSDRAKKRYLLGWTVSIVLRYLNDELKENFNLKDRKKHISKQEKLLEPTNEVEDIFTTSKKCFYDLWKGESILLVGVRLTQLVSSINHYKQKEIINWGYKLKEVSENLNKDLLYRLKNKYGKSVIFTGVNYEKINNKNRSQSKYIKKDDVHLSNDQVIKKWKNNSK from the coding sequence ATGGAAAACAAATTACAAAATAATGAAAAAATTATTTTTTTACTTGATATGGATGCATTTTATGCTGGTTGTCATATTGCTGAAAATAATACTTTGGCGGATAAAAACTTAGTTGTTAGTTCTCCAAATAGAAGAGCAATTATATTAACTGCTAGTTATAATTCAAGAAAATATGGAATTAAAGCTGGAATGCCTCTATATAAAGCTAAAGAAATATGTAAAGATTTATGCGTAGTAGATACAAACTTTCAATTGTATATAAATTATTCAGAAAAAGTATTTGACTATATATATACTAATTTTAGCAAAAAAATTGAAGTAGCTTCAATTGATGAATGTTATATAGATGTTACTAACATATGAAAAAAATATGGTACTGTAAAAAAACTTGCAGAATTAATTATTAAAAAAATTAAATTAGATCTAAATTTAAGTTGCTCTATTGGTATTAGTACAAATAAATTTTTAGCGAAAATGGCAGTTGATTTTAATAAACCAAGTGGTGTTACGATTTTATTAAAAAAAGATATACAAAAAATGTTATGACCACTTAATATAAAAAAAATGTTTATGATAGGTGAGGCAACTGAAAAATTATTAAATTTATATAACATAACTACAATTAAAGATCTTGCTTTACACGATAAAAATAAACTTATTTCTTTAATAGGAAAAAGAGGTGATACCTTATGAAATTGAGCAAATGGAGTTTCAAGTGATAATGTATCATGAGATAATAACGATTTAAAATCAATTGGAAATGAAATGACATTAAATTACACAACAAATAATCCAAAGGAATTAGAAAATTTAATTTTTGAACTTTCTGTGAAGGTTTCAGATAGAGCAAAAAAAAGATATTTGTTAGGTTGAACAGTTTCAATAGTTTTGAGATACTTAAATGACGAATTGAAAGAAAATTTTAATTTGAAAGATAGAAAAAAACATATTTCAAAACAAGAAAAGTTGTTAGAGCCGACAAATGAAGTTGAAGATATATTTACAACTTCAAAAAAATGTTTTTATGATCTATGAAAAGGGGAATCAATTTTATTAGTTGGCGTTAGACTTACACAGCTCGTTAGTTCGATTAATCACTATAAACAAAAAGAAATTATTAATTGGGGTTACAAGTTAAAGGAAGTTTCTGAAAATTTAAATAAAGATTTATTATATAGATTAAAAAATAAGTACGGAAAAAGTGTAATATTTACCGGAGTAAATTATGAAAAAATTAATAACAAAAATAGATCACAATCAAAGTATATAAAAAAAGACGATGTTCACTTGTCTAATGATCAAGTAATAAAAAAATGAAAAAATAATAGCAAATAA
- a CDS encoding TlyA family RNA methyltransferase produces MKERLDQILLNNKMVENRNKARSLIMDGKVIVNNEKVMKPGTLFDSSKINITIKNIESEFVSRAGKKLDSAIKKWNIDLSEKVCLDIGSSTGGFTDCCLKYGASFIYAVDVGTNQLDWKLRNNDKVQSIENTNFRYVDKSLFKKNISFFCCDVSFISVKNILEPLSNIVSQNVEGIILIKPQFECDKENIKNGKINSKEYHLKAIKRVNEYAINNKFTIKDIHWSPILGNKKKNIEYLCYLTKNDNVNNYREINFEKIVEECWLFFYGKQITK; encoded by the coding sequence ATGAAAGAAAGACTTGATCAAATACTTTTAAATAACAAGATGGTAGAAAACAGGAATAAAGCAAGATCATTAATTATGGATGGTAAAGTTATTGTGAACAACGAAAAAGTAATGAAACCGGGAACACTTTTTGATTCAAGTAAGATTAATATAACTATAAAAAATATTGAATCAGAGTTCGTAAGTAGAGCAGGTAAAAAACTAGACTCAGCAATAAAAAAATGAAATATAGATTTAAGTGAAAAAGTTTGTCTTGATATTGGAAGTTCAACAGGCGGATTCACAGATTGTTGCTTAAAATATGGTGCTAGTTTTATTTATGCAGTAGATGTTGGAACAAATCAACTTGATTGAAAATTAAGAAATAATGATAAGGTACAGTCAATAGAAAATACAAATTTCAGATATGTTGATAAAAGTTTATTTAAAAAAAATATTAGTTTTTTTTGTTGTGATGTTAGTTTTATATCGGTAAAAAATATTTTAGAACCTCTTTCAAATATAGTATCACAAAATGTTGAAGGAATAATTTTAATTAAACCTCAGTTTGAATGTGACAAAGAAAATATTAAAAATGGCAAAATAAATTCAAAAGAATATCATTTAAAAGCAATTAAAAGAGTTAATGAATATGCAATTAATAATAAATTTACAATAAAAGATATTCATTGATCTCCAATACTAGGAAACAAAAAAAAGAATATTGAATACTTGTGTTATTTAACAAAAAATGATAATGTTAATAATTATAGAGAAATTAACTTCGAAAAAATTGTGGAAGAGTGTTGATTATTTTTTTATGGAAAACAAATTACAAAATAA
- a CDS encoding 1-deoxy-D-xylulose-5-phosphate synthase N-terminal domain-containing protein, whose product MNEDFDYKKLYLNKDFIYLSKIANNIRKYLSDFNDMNFGHIGSNLGIVEITMSFFVFFNFDNNLLLFDTGHQSHIYKLLINGKQKFETIKKNDGLSNFQEFKETEHDWISNGHSSTALSYAIGYGILKLKKNIFVAIGDAAFYTSHTHSSLLNINKSKSRIIILLNDNEESIGTKPPKLKSVKDYCESLDIDYFYCANGNDFKSIFEVFEKLDYNSKKHVLIHFKTIKSIGYTGKNNILFNHTIEKIIDNSYPKMVALEFENLFTNKDFLLNPSMLKPSNFYNLSLKYPNNVIDMGINEEIVVMTANAIANLKKRVFVSIYSSFLQRCFDQLIHDAARNNNTIGFLIDRGGLNYGGGVSHHGIYDVSIASNLKNSIICNPYDYNDIKNMVELMFSHNKGLFFLRYENKNVPITDNKINFKIGQWSYLIYNKFNEITLISYGSILEQFKKYIEINNLNINLINARFIKPLDLSMLNENIYNKIYVYEELYETNSLYEKITLQLKGKKDIFGFNIKSNNVMHGDKDSVIKKIGLDLDAVFKIILKED is encoded by the coding sequence ATGAACGAAGACTTTGATTATAAAAAATTGTATTTAAATAAAGACTTTATATATCTAAGTAAAATTGCAAATAATATAAGAAAATATTTAAGTGATTTTAATGATATGAATTTTGGTCATATTGGTAGTAACTTAGGAATTGTGGAAATTACTATGTCTTTTTTCGTTTTTTTTAATTTTGATAATAATTTGTTATTATTCGATACAGGACATCAATCACATATCTACAAATTACTTATAAATGGAAAACAGAAATTCGAAACAATTAAAAAAAATGATGGTTTAAGTAATTTTCAAGAATTTAAAGAAACTGAACACGATTGGATAAGTAATGGTCACTCTTCAACTGCATTATCATATGCTATTGGATATGGTATTTTAAAATTAAAGAAAAATATATTTGTAGCTATTGGTGATGCGGCTTTCTATACTTCTCATACTCATAGTTCATTATTAAATATTAATAAATCAAAAAGTAGAATCATCATTTTATTAAACGACAACGAAGAATCAATTGGTACAAAACCTCCAAAACTAAAAAGTGTTAAGGATTATTGTGAATCGCTAGATATTGATTATTTTTATTGTGCTAACGGAAATGATTTTAAATCAATTTTTGAAGTATTTGAAAAATTAGACTATAATAGCAAAAAGCATGTTTTAATTCATTTTAAAACAATAAAATCAATTGGTTATACAGGAAAAAACAACATTCTATTTAATCATACAATAGAAAAAATAATTGATAATAGCTATCCTAAAATGGTTGCTTTAGAGTTTGAAAATCTTTTTACTAATAAAGACTTTCTATTAAACCCCTCAATGCTAAAACCTTCAAATTTTTATAATTTATCATTAAAATATCCAAATAATGTTATTGATATGGGTATAAATGAAGAAATTGTTGTTATGACAGCAAATGCAATTGCAAATCTAAAAAAAAGAGTATTTGTATCAATATACTCTTCGTTTTTACAAAGATGCTTTGACCAATTAATACACGATGCTGCAAGAAATAACAATACAATAGGTTTTTTAATTGATAGGGGAGGTTTAAATTATGGTGGGGGAGTTAGTCACCATGGAATTTATGATGTTTCTATCGCATCAAATTTAAAAAATAGTATAATATGTAATCCTTATGATTATAACGATATCAAAAATATGGTAGAACTTATGTTTTCTCATAATAAAGGCTTGTTTTTTTTGAGATATGAGAACAAAAATGTTCCAATTACTGATAATAAAATTAACTTTAAAATAGGACAATGATCTTATTTAATATACAATAAGTTCAACGAAATAACCTTGATATCATATGGCTCAATATTAGAGCAATTTAAAAAATATATAGAAATTAATAACTTAAACATAAACCTTATTAATGCAAGGTTTATTAAACCGCTTGATTTAAGCATGTTAAATGAAAATATCTATAATAAAATATATGTATATGAAGAACTTTACGAAACTAATTCTTTATACGAAAAAATTACCCTTCAATTAAAAGGTAAAAAAGATATATTTGGTTTTAATATAAAAAGTAATAATGTAATGCACGGAGATAAAGACTCAGTTATTAAAAAAATAGGTTTAGATTTAGATGCGGTTTTTAAAATAATTTTAAAGGAAGACTAA
- the xseB gene encoding exodeoxyribonuclease VII small subunit, with the protein MNNFNELLDEIKNISTKLNDPSTKMEDAIDLFKKGTKLINDAKELLQNLEGEVKKVMEDNKIVDFE; encoded by the coding sequence ATGAACAACTTTAATGAATTACTAGATGAAATAAAAAATATATCAACTAAATTAAATGATCCAAGCACTAAAATGGAAGATGCTATTGATTTATTTAAAAAAGGAACAAAACTTATAAATGATGCTAAAGAATTATTACAAAATTTAGAAGGTGAAGTTAAAAAAGTGATGGAAGACAATAAGATTGTAGATTTTGAATAA